In Drosophila bipectinata strain 14024-0381.07 chromosome 2R, DbipHiC1v2, whole genome shotgun sequence, one genomic interval encodes:
- the LOC108125228 gene encoding uncharacterized protein isoform X1, whose amino-acid sequence MSSNPFWAAAICLGVVLLLGVTQAQENAQLQIPPSLIECYNTSYFMNRDNRLPANMDTLISLIEKVENSYVSSSGVQPDIRTVAVALLHRFRQDGIKRASGISSIDGVIPYSPTGFQFPKFRILLSRLIPGNANTFPNSSLTSVERCSLHFMLSSTFDTRQRGDENTVCNQLSQYRSQRLPRALRRKAENSNAEWLSLGLERGSLVAAPQQDNDWTYVGSEGTSQCPVEDGLVRTSWGTVSAGTLIAGIAAGVQQQTVQVNTLLGLSALRRGRTQMSQTTTGIDNRWAATLSGDLAEVTLVQVPMASNNVATVGATGGWNDTVLPHWYFLSQRTNLEATDAEIRGGLDGLILAKNVATWRTQASSLKLSQLLRMYYSTNGVLSSGINACSRQTEFTNVAPSQEMQDQTSAFAQVLDKQMQLIVTLSPTAIAQFASNAALSLVTYVQIMDLFPSQQWSDISNRTTVMSDIYVFVDTYWPYSWVVDYVAYVLQGLNIHPLASRVTIFAAFDASVIVNTTDYIIDVYQQWNATTHSWHPPGFNLPLILNTLSGRVEDLLAANRASDNLGGRSIVALLVPSALSYVNEQDYDYCQGYMKRLSWRLPNLHFIYYGGGALVRFHDFVHEPSRDLFLLDTEKPPEICGNPVIKRIRQVPRRVSNPRCYSDGVISEYGSNSLIQFARLGSINFYRLDSLYLPQRQSMRYLKISPISKITFTVCTSRSIELPFRNMTSPLRPEETCESTALGSYSYDLTDACVGYDFEPCPPLFFSVQAQSFGDVSCTQEACQTPDESQYTINLNNLGCNKAIRWKLSLELTVSASLLVLGVYYSHLRSNIY is encoded by the exons ATGTCGTCGAATCCCTTTTGGGCAGCAGCCATCTGCCTGGGTGTGGTCCTCCTCCTGGGAGTCACACAGGCCCAAGAGAACGCCCAGCTGCAAATCCCGCCGTCTCTCATTGAGTGCTACAACACATCCTATTTTATGAACCGAGACAACCGTCTTCCAGCCAACATGGACACTCTCATTTCGCTGATCGAGAAGGTGGAGAATAGCTACGTCTCCTCATCAGGCGTTCAGCCGGATATCCGCACCGTGGCAGTGGCCCTGCTGCACCGTTTCCGCCAGGACGGCATCAAACGAGCATCCGGCATCTCGTCCATTGACGGCGTTATTCCATACAGCCCCACCGGGTTTCAGTTTCCCAAGTTCCGCATCCTGCTCTCCCGTCTCATACCGGGAAATGCCAACACCTTCCCCAATAGCTCACTGACCAGCGTGGAGCGCTGCTCCCTTCACTTCATGCTCTCGAGCACCTTCGACACCAGGCAACGCGGTGACGAGAATACTGTTTGCAATCAGCTCTCTCAGTACCGTTCCCAGAGACTGCCCAGGGCGCTGAGGAGGAAGGCCGAGAACAGTAACGCTGAGTGGCTAAGCTTAGGCTTGGAGCGCGGAAGTCTTGTCGCCGCGCCCCAGCAGGACAACGATTGGACCTATGTTGGAAGCGAAGGCACCAGTCAATGTCCCGTAGAAGACGGCCTCGTCCGCACTAGCTGGGGCACGGTTTCAGCCGGAACCCTAATCGCCGGCATTGCGGCCGGTGTCCAGCAGCAGACCGTCCAGGTGAACACTCTTTTGGGACTGTCCGCCCTCAGGCGAGGGCGGACGCAGATGTCGCAGACGACCACGGGCATCGACAATCGGTGGGCAGCCACCCTCTCTGGGGATCTGGCTGAGGTTACGCTTGTACAGGTGCCGATGGCCAGCAACAACGTCGCTACTGTGGGGGCCACCGGCGGCTGGAACGACACTGTTCTGCCGCACTGGTACTTCCTGTCCCAACGCACTAACCTTGAAGCGACCGATGCCGAAATCAGGGGCGGCTTGGACGGTCTGATTCTCGCCAAGAACGTGGCTACTTGGAGGACTCAGGCCTCCAGCTTGAAGCTGTCACAGTTGCTCCGCATGTACTACTCCACAAACGGTGTCTTGAGCTCCGGAATCAACGCTTGCAGCAGACAGACCGAGTTCACCAATGTGGCCCCGTCCCAAGAAATGCAGGACCAGACCAGCGCCTTCGCCCAGGTCCTGGATAAGCAGATGCAGCTGATAGTCACCCTTTCGCCAACCGCCATCGCCCAGTTTGCCAGCAACGCCGCCCTGTCCCTGGTAACATATGTCC AGATCATGGACTTGTTCCCGTCGCAACAATGGTCTGATATATCCAACAGGACTACGGTTATGTCGGATATTTACGTTTTTGTGGACACCTACTGGCCCTACAGCTGGGTGGTCGACTACGTCGC CTATGTGCTGCAAGGTCTAAACATCCATCCTTTGGCAAGCAGGGTCACTATTTTTGCAGCATTCGATGCCTCGGTTATTGTCAACACTACCGACTACATTATAGACGTCTATCAGCAATGGAATGCCACCACCCACTCCTGGC ATCCCCCTGGATTTAATTTGCCCCTGATCCTGAACACCTTGAGCGGCAGAGTGGAGGACTTGCTGGCGGCCAACAGAGCTTCCGACAATCTTGGTGGACGCTCCATAGTGGCGCTCCTGGTACCCAGCGCTCTGTCCTACGTCAACGAGCAGGACTATGATTACTGCCAGGGATACATGAAGCGTCTCAGCTGGCGTCTACCAAACTTACACTTTATATACTACGGAGGAGGAGCTCTGGTCAGGTTCCACGACTTTGTCCATGAGCCAAGTAGGGATCTGTTTCTATTGGACACCGAAAAGCCACCTGAGATCTGTGGGAATCCTGTCATAAAGCGAATCCGGCAAG TTCCCCGTCGTGTGTCCAATCCACGCTGCTACTCAGATGGAGTCATATCCGAGTATGGAAGCAACTCCCTCATCCAGTTTGCTCGTCTGGGCAGCATAAACTTCTACCGACTGGACTCTCTTTACCTGCCCCAAAGGCAAAGCATGCGTTACCTGAAAATCTCGCCAATCAGTAAGATTACGTTTACTGTCTGCACCTCCCGGAGCATCGAGCTCCCGTTTAGGAACATGACCTCGCCCCTACGCCCGGAGGAAACCTGCGAATCCACGGCACTGGGCTCCTATAGCTACGATCTAACCGACGCCTGTGTTGGCTATGACTTTGAGCCGTGTCCTCCACtgtttttctcagtgcaaGCCCAGAGTTTTGGGGATGTGTCCTGTACCCAGGAGGCTTGCCAGACTCCAGACGAGTCTCAGTACACCATCAACCTGAATAATCTTGGGTGTAATAAGGCCATCCGCTGGAAACTTAGTCTTGAATTGACTGTTTCTGCCTCTCTACTTGTTTTAGGTGTTTATTATTCACACTTGAgatcaaatatatattaa
- the LOC108125228 gene encoding uncharacterized protein isoform X2: MSSNPFWAAAICLGVVLLLGVTQAQENAQLQIPPSLIECYNTSYFMNRDNRLPANMDTLISLIEKVENSYVSSSGVQPDIRTVAVALLHRFRQDGIKRASGISSIDGVIPYSPTGFQFPKFRILLSRLIPGNANTFPNSSLTSVERCSLHFMLSSTFDTRQRGDENTVCNQLSQYRSQRLPRALRRKAENSNAEWLSLGLERGSLVAAPQQDNDWTYVGSEGTSQCPVEDGLVRTSWGTVSAGTLIAGIAAGVQQQTVQVNTLLGLSALRRGRTQMSQTTTGIDNRWAATLSGDLAEVTLVQVPMASNNVATVGATGGWNDTVLPHWYFLSQRTNLEATDAEIRGGLDGLILAKNVATWRTQASSLKLSQLLRMYYSTNGVLSSGINACSRQTEFTNVAPSQEMQDQTSAFAQVLDKQMQLIVTLSPTAIAQFASNAALSLVTYVPQSLNDVTCTATSNQDLTDVITPMTNIFVYLDTSWQYSNIVDYVTYVLQQLNIHPYASTVTVLSAQDAQVIVNTTSYITDVYQQWNVTTQAQYNQGFNLPNVLRSVQNLTQNLMNEERTNSSLSGRSLVALLIPNQSTVNDGDSSYATTEIQYIQEQIPDLRFIYYGGGSIQRFSSFVRDPSKDLFSLTIGSTAATSAGPVAKRIIQIPRRVINPRCGSNWYTSSWGTDQTAQYVSPGKVNFYRVAANYFFGTGANRYFTIQSQNGGAFTICTSRTYEWPQQNSTTSSTTSVDQSCSQISGNSFSYDLSSACQGYYTITQCPDLYVSVQATTNTTSCNQDACQTPDQWRYIVSMANMGCYSGVAGLAASFLTVLVALILQRIVQ, translated from the exons ATGTCGTCGAATCCCTTTTGGGCAGCAGCCATCTGCCTGGGTGTGGTCCTCCTCCTGGGAGTCACACAGGCCCAAGAGAACGCCCAGCTGCAAATCCCGCCGTCTCTCATTGAGTGCTACAACACATCCTATTTTATGAACCGAGACAACCGTCTTCCAGCCAACATGGACACTCTCATTTCGCTGATCGAGAAGGTGGAGAATAGCTACGTCTCCTCATCAGGCGTTCAGCCGGATATCCGCACCGTGGCAGTGGCCCTGCTGCACCGTTTCCGCCAGGACGGCATCAAACGAGCATCCGGCATCTCGTCCATTGACGGCGTTATTCCATACAGCCCCACCGGGTTTCAGTTTCCCAAGTTCCGCATCCTGCTCTCCCGTCTCATACCGGGAAATGCCAACACCTTCCCCAATAGCTCACTGACCAGCGTGGAGCGCTGCTCCCTTCACTTCATGCTCTCGAGCACCTTCGACACCAGGCAACGCGGTGACGAGAATACTGTTTGCAATCAGCTCTCTCAGTACCGTTCCCAGAGACTGCCCAGGGCGCTGAGGAGGAAGGCCGAGAACAGTAACGCTGAGTGGCTAAGCTTAGGCTTGGAGCGCGGAAGTCTTGTCGCCGCGCCCCAGCAGGACAACGATTGGACCTATGTTGGAAGCGAAGGCACCAGTCAATGTCCCGTAGAAGACGGCCTCGTCCGCACTAGCTGGGGCACGGTTTCAGCCGGAACCCTAATCGCCGGCATTGCGGCCGGTGTCCAGCAGCAGACCGTCCAGGTGAACACTCTTTTGGGACTGTCCGCCCTCAGGCGAGGGCGGACGCAGATGTCGCAGACGACCACGGGCATCGACAATCGGTGGGCAGCCACCCTCTCTGGGGATCTGGCTGAGGTTACGCTTGTACAGGTGCCGATGGCCAGCAACAACGTCGCTACTGTGGGGGCCACCGGCGGCTGGAACGACACTGTTCTGCCGCACTGGTACTTCCTGTCCCAACGCACTAACCTTGAAGCGACCGATGCCGAAATCAGGGGCGGCTTGGACGGTCTGATTCTCGCCAAGAACGTGGCTACTTGGAGGACTCAGGCCTCCAGCTTGAAGCTGTCACAGTTGCTCCGCATGTACTACTCCACAAACGGTGTCTTGAGCTCCGGAATCAACGCTTGCAGCAGACAGACCGAGTTCACCAATGTGGCCCCGTCCCAAGAAATGCAGGACCAGACCAGCGCCTTCGCCCAGGTCCTGGATAAGCAGATGCAGCTGATAGTCACCCTTTCGCCAACCGCCATCGCCCAGTTTGCCAGCAACGCCGCCCTGTCCCTGGTAACATATGTCC CTCAATCCCTGAACGACGTCACCTGCACTGCCACCAGCAATCAGGACTTGACGGATGTCATTACGCCGATGACGAACATATTCGTTTACCTGGACACCTCCTGGCAGTACAGCAACATTGTCGACTATGTGAC GTATGTCCTTCAGCAACTGAACATTCACCCCTACGCCAGCACGGTCACTGTCCTGTCGGCCCAGGACGCCCAGGTCATAGTGAACACCACCAGTTACATCACTGACGTCTATCAGCAGTGGAACGTAACCACGCAGGCGCAAT ATAACCAGGGCTTTAACCTGCCCAACGTGCTGCGATCCGTCCAGAACCTCACTCAGAACCTGATGAACGAGGAGAGGACCAACTCCAGTTTGAGCGGTCGGTCCCTAGTGGCTTTGCTGATTCCGAATCAGTCAACAGTCAACGACGGCGACTCCAGCTACGCCACCACAGAGATTCAGTACATCCAGGAGCAGATCCCAGATCTGCGGTTCATATACTACGGCGGTGGAAGCATTCAGAGGTTCTCCAGCTTCGTCCGCGATCCCTCCAAGGACCTGTTCTCTCTGACCATTGGCAGTACAGCGGCCACCTCGGCGGGACCAGTTGCCAAGCGCATTATTCAGa TTCCTCGTCGCGTCATTAACCCGCGGTGTGGTTCAAACTGGTACACCTCCAGCTGGGGAACTGACCAAACGGCCCAGTATGTGAGCCCAGGAAAGGTCAACTTCTACCGGGTGGCGGCGAACTACTTCTTCGGAACCGGCGCCAACCGCTACTTCACTATTCAGTCCCAGAATGGAGGAGCCTTCACCATTTGCACCTCACGTACCTACGAGTGGCCCCAGCAGAACTCGACCACGAGCTCGACCACCTCCGTAGACCAGAGCTGCTCGCAGATAAGTGGAAACAGCTTCAGCTACGACCTGTCCAGTGCCTGCCAAGGCTACTACACCATCACGCAGTGCCCCGACCTTTACGTGTCAGTCCAGGCCACCACAAACACCACGTCCTGCAACCAGGATGCCTGTCAGACGCCCGACCAATGGCGATACATTGTGTCGATGGCCAACATGGGATGCTACAGCGGCGTCGCGGGTCTGGCAGCCAGCTTCCTGACGGTCCTGGTGGCTCTGATCCTGCAGAGGATCGTGCAGTGA
- the LOC108125044 gene encoding uncharacterized protein: protein MGKHRNAAQDAVFVAFMERHPIIAKNYLKGDKQAAEEAWKRLSKELNNVGPPLKDTSQWKRVWKDWKSCITKKITNNRLEDSKVSGKWSLYEDTLTPLEDAVAVIGDLYDMADTIVEARPNPRSSDMSNSSVSSSLRNIKMDQDDCPLTDKEDCEEEEEEDDEEDCGNPISVRNMRPDRRLNTSTTRTTPKKRKHYDEDELPLEQHTTVPVLMDIAKELRDLSRQTRLNAQRSEANTQALLALGTQISDLMQQQLKERKRLNVIMEKFVLKMESAE, encoded by the exons ATGGGCAAGCACAGAAATGCGGCACAAGATGCCGTTTTCGTTGCGTTCATGGAGCGACATCCAATTATTGCGAAGAATTACTTGAAAGGGGACAAGCAGGCGGCGGAAGAGGCCTGGAAAAGGCTTTCAAAGGAGCTAAACAATGTTGGACCACCGTTGAAGGATACTAGCCAATGGAAACGA GTGTGGAAGGACTGGAAGAGCTGCATCACCAAGAAGATCACCAACAACCGTCTGGAGGACTCCAAGGTCAGTGGGAAGTGGTCGTTATACGAGGACACTCTTACGCCGCTGGAGGACGCGGTTGCCGTGATTGGAGACTTATATGACATGGCCGACACCATTGTAGAAGCTCGGCCCAACCCGAGATCTTCAGACATGTCCAACAGCAGCGTTTCGTCATCGTTACGGAACATAAAAATGGACCAGGACGACTGTCCGCTTACGGATAAGG AGGACTGcgaggaagaggaggaggaagacGATGAAGAAGACTGCGGCAATCCAATCAGTGTTCGGAATATGAGACCCGACCGGCGTCTTAACACCAGCACCACTCGGACGACACCAAAGAAGAGAAAGCATTATGACGAAGATGAGCTTCCTCTAGAGCAGCACACCACCGTTCCCGTGCTGATGGACATAGCCAAGGAGTTGAGGGATCTGAGTCGACAAACTCGCCTAAACGCTCAACGGAGCGAAGCTAACACGCAGGCTTTGCTGGCCCTTGGCACTCAGATTTCAGACTTAATGCAACAGCAGCTCAAGGAACGGAAGCGTCTTAACGTTATTATGGagaaatttgttttaaaaatggaaTCAGCTGAATAG
- the Jhbp10 gene encoding uncharacterized protein Jhbp10: MVTEGSYSHRFGVALMSFLAVFPLVSSKLPSSIRPCSRDDPHLERCIIDAVYKIRPLLVHGDLGDGYKTPPLEPLALDDIELGRSSQFQAVFQNLEALGGNFRGTYSLNLNLLLLDIKGRGNMQGYCENAKASVKMRGTRYQRNGQDFAKFTKMTMRIQFKDFKLNLENLFNGDRILGDVGNRLINNNQDLYLNEIVPGLERGLSKKFLDVANEILATATFDEMFPPGKTIINPISFPSPSPPSDLGPSIFETPFASRNPEGSILAQLPPRNYHKT, from the exons ATGGTCACCGAAGGCAGTTACAGTCACAGATTCGGGGTGGCACTGATGTCCTTCTTGGCTGTGTTCCCTTTAGTTAGTTCCAAGTTGC CGTCCTCAATTAGACCCTGTTCCCGCGATGATCCCCACTTGGAGCGCTGCATCATCGACGCTGTCTACAAAATCAGGCCACTGCTGGTCCACGGAGATCTGGGAGATGGCTACAAAACACCGCCCCTGGAGCCGTTGGCTCTCGACGACATCGAACTGGGCAGGAGCAGCCAGTTCCAAGCCGTATTCCAGAATCTCGAAGCCCTGGGCGGCA ACTTCAGGGGCACATACTCGCTGAACCTCAACCTGCTGCTCTTGGATATCAAAGGAAGGGGGAACATGCAGGGCTACTGCG AGAACGCGAAGGCCTCGGTGAAGATGCGCGGCACTCGGTACCAGCGAAACGGACAGGACTTTGCGAAGTTCACCAAGATGACCATGCGGATTCAGTTTAAGGACTTTAAACTTAACCTCGAGAACCTCTTCAACGGTGACCGGATTCTGGGCGACGTGGGCAACCGTCTCATCAACAACAACCAGGACCTGTATCTGAACGAGATAGTACCGGGCCTGGAGCGCGGTCTCTCCAAGAAGTTCTTGGACGTGGCGAATGAAATCCTGGCTACGGCCACCTTCGATGAAATGTTCCCGCCGGGGAAAACTATAATCAACCCCATATCGTTTCCCTCGCCGTCCCCTCCGTCTGACCTGGGTCCATCCATATTCGAGACTCCTTTCGCATCCAGAAATCCGGAAGGAAGTATCTTAGCTCAACTGCCACCTAGAAACTACCACAAAACCTAG
- the LOC108125036 gene encoding MORN repeat-containing protein 3, with amino-acid sequence MATCLERYFCPNKPVCSTGRRATFYYPGGGTYSGYWLCNKPHGWGVKKTAKRTTADFAGKKVPDGQLVYEGHWVQNKRQGVGSMLRKRGTNVQLIYAGQWYDDMKCGEGKQFYPDGCVYFGKWLRNRRHGLGIQWYKDGSIYVGEWETDFRHGLGVMFYANGNRYEGHFARGYKNGEGVFYHMHTGQIQKGMWENDNVKTSVMQDERTIRVNDGVTPYPIPRNYLKYPNEIMRELFQRYKVFGEKQHRRFNDKLSLNFVHHHREYASFEERNATPTIVDLYPDIKFSCTCDCEKIARHETTVSQI; translated from the exons ATGGCAACCTGTTTGGAGCGTTACTTTTGCCCGAATAAGCCCGTCTGCAGCACAGGGAGACGGGCCACCTTCTACTATCCAGGCGGAGGCACCTACTCCGGGTACTGGCTGTGCAACAAGCCGCATGGCTGGGGCGTTAAGAAGACCGCGAAGCGCACCACGGCCGACTTTGCCGGCAAGAAGGTGCCGGACGGCCAGCTCGTCTATGAGGGCCACTGGGTGCAGAACAAGCGGCAGGGAGTCGGATCCATGCTGCGCAAGCGCGGCACCAACGTCCAGCTGATATACGCAGGGCAGTGGTACGACGATATGAAGTGCGGCGAGGGGAAGCAGTTCTACCCGGACGGGTGCGTGTACTTCGGAAAGTGGCTGAGAAACAGGCGCCACGGACTCGGGATACAGTGGTACAAGGACGGCAGCATTTATGTGGGCGAGTGGGAGACTGACTTCCGACACGGCCTAGGTGTCATGTTCTATG CTAATGGCAATCGGTACGAGGGTCACTTCGCACGTGGCTACAAGAACGGTGAGGGCGTTTTCTACCACATGCACACTGGCCAGATCCAGAAGGGGATGTGGGAGAACGATAATGTCAAGACCTCGGTGATGCAGGACGAGCGTACCATCCGAGTCAACGATGGCGTCACCCCCTATCCAATTCCGCGGAACTATCTGAAGTACCCGAATGAAATAATGCGGGAGCTCTTCCAGAGGTACAAGGTCTTTGGCGAGAAGCAGCACCGCAGGTTCAATGACAAGCTCAGCCTGAACTTTGTCCACCACCACCGGGAGTACGCGTCCTTCGAAGAGCGGAACGCCACGCCGACCATTGTTGACCTGTACCCCGACATCAAGTTCTCCTGCACCTGTGACTGCGAGAAAATCGCCCGGCACGAGACGACTGTTAGTCAGATATAG